Proteins co-encoded in one Parascardovia denticolens DSM 10105 = JCM 12538 genomic window:
- a CDS encoding transglycosylase domain-containing protein, with protein sequence MIPEKNKPSQPARTTRAARSAGKKTGGGARRTSAGGRRKGAMTGTRTSGKRTQKPTKKQTGQAKVQSRRGSFHLFRRFLPLLAALFLGVTGFLGIAYTRTTIPSPESIALAQKTTVYYSDGVTPIGSFSGQNRQIIPCATLPSYVGNAVVASENRTFWTDSGIDLRGIARALINNVTTGSRQGGSTITQQYAERYYLGETTSYPGKVKEALLALKIAQTQDKGTVLCNYLNTIYFGRGAYGIQAAAQTYFHEDARSLTIDQAALLAGIIPAPSLWDPAISPQLAQTRFRRVIRIMKEDGYISQGQAQTAAMPDTAPATSAATANSYAGEKGYLMAMVRRELLTNKTAGMNEEAITNSGDKIITTVDKNKQALMRATVDRGKGANAVPDSVQVGGLSADPRTGAILALYAGDDYLSKQLNNATQATFEPGSTMKVFTLLAAISQGCNLSTRFNGDSPRTFPGLPTPVRNYGNSSYGKIDLYQAMAHSVNTVFVDLNQKVGPQNTALIAKKAGIDSGLSATSPYNALGIDGITLRELTQSYATFANQGVQVGLHLVQRVQGPDGAILYRSADRGTRVFDSGHTALLTHALQKVMTDGTGKPAAVAGHAIAGKSGTANDNKAAAFVGYTPSLVTSFAIWSPAADGSSAVLPSFGPYSAGEGYPTRLFGDYMRQVLAGTPNENFPPATDLGRIGGPKGSWGD encoded by the coding sequence ATGATCCCCGAAAAGAACAAGCCTTCGCAGCCCGCCAGGACCACCAGGGCAGCCCGATCCGCCGGGAAAAAGACCGGCGGCGGGGCCCGGCGGACTTCGGCCGGCGGCAGGCGAAAGGGAGCGATGACCGGCACGAGGACGTCGGGAAAGCGGACTCAAAAGCCGACGAAAAAACAGACAGGCCAGGCAAAGGTCCAATCCCGGCGGGGATCTTTCCATCTTTTCCGTAGATTCCTTCCGCTCCTCGCGGCGCTCTTCCTGGGCGTGACCGGCTTCCTGGGAATCGCCTACACACGGACGACCATCCCCTCGCCCGAATCCATCGCCCTGGCGCAGAAAACCACGGTCTACTACAGCGACGGGGTCACCCCCATCGGCAGCTTTTCCGGACAAAACCGGCAGATCATCCCCTGCGCCACCCTGCCATCCTACGTGGGGAACGCCGTGGTCGCCTCGGAGAACCGAACTTTCTGGACCGACTCGGGCATCGACCTGCGGGGCATCGCCCGGGCCCTGATCAACAACGTGACCACCGGCAGCCGTCAAGGGGGATCGACCATCACCCAGCAATACGCCGAGCGCTACTATCTGGGGGAGACCACCTCCTACCCAGGGAAGGTCAAAGAGGCCCTCCTGGCCTTGAAAATCGCCCAGACGCAAGACAAGGGGACGGTCCTGTGCAACTATCTCAACACCATCTACTTCGGCCGCGGAGCCTACGGAATCCAAGCCGCCGCCCAGACCTACTTCCATGAGGACGCCCGGAGCCTGACCATCGACCAAGCGGCCCTCCTGGCCGGAATCATCCCCGCCCCCTCCCTGTGGGACCCGGCCATCTCCCCCCAGCTCGCCCAGACCCGCTTCCGCAGGGTCATCCGCATCATGAAGGAGGACGGCTACATCAGCCAGGGCCAAGCCCAAACCGCCGCCATGCCAGACACCGCCCCAGCGACTTCGGCCGCCACGGCCAACTCCTATGCGGGAGAGAAAGGCTATCTCATGGCCATGGTCCGCCGGGAGCTCCTCACCAACAAAACGGCCGGGATGAACGAGGAAGCCATCACCAACAGCGGGGATAAGATCATCACCACCGTGGATAAAAACAAGCAGGCCTTGATGAGGGCCACAGTGGACAGGGGGAAGGGGGCCAACGCCGTCCCCGATTCCGTCCAGGTAGGCGGCTTGTCGGCCGACCCCCGGACCGGCGCGATCCTGGCCCTGTACGCGGGCGACGACTATCTGAGCAAGCAGTTGAACAATGCGACCCAAGCCACCTTCGAGCCCGGGTCCACCATGAAGGTCTTCACCCTGCTGGCAGCCATCAGCCAAGGATGCAACCTGAGCACCCGCTTCAACGGCGACTCCCCGCGGACCTTCCCCGGACTGCCCACCCCGGTGCGGAATTACGGCAACAGCTCCTACGGGAAAATCGACCTTTACCAGGCCATGGCCCACTCGGTCAACACTGTCTTCGTGGACCTGAATCAGAAGGTGGGGCCGCAAAACACCGCCCTCATCGCCAAAAAAGCCGGGATCGACAGCGGCCTGTCCGCCACCTCCCCTTACAACGCCTTGGGGATCGATGGAATCACCCTGCGCGAGCTGACCCAGTCTTACGCCACTTTCGCCAACCAAGGGGTCCAGGTGGGGCTGCACCTGGTCCAGCGGGTCCAGGGGCCGGACGGGGCCATCCTCTACCGGTCGGCCGACCGGGGGACGCGGGTCTTCGACAGCGGCCATACCGCCTTGCTGACCCACGCCTTGCAGAAGGTCATGACCGACGGGACGGGCAAACCCGCCGCGGTGGCGGGCCATGCCATCGCCGGGAAATCCGGGACGGCCAACGATAACAAGGCGGCCGCCTTCGTCGGCTACACACCGTCCTTGGTCACTTCCTTCGCCATATGGAGTCCGGCCGCGGATGGGTCTTCGGCCGTCCTGCCCTCCTTCGGCCCCTATTCGGCCGGGGAAGGCTACCCCACCCGTCTTTTCGGGGACTACATGCGTCAAGTCCTGGCCGGGACCCCCAACGAAAACTTCCCTCCGGCCACCGACCTGGGGAGGATCGGGGGACCGAAGGGAAGCTGGGGGGATTAG
- a CDS encoding inositol-3-phosphate synthase yields MTIRVAIAGLGNCASSLVQGVEYYKDAKDEDKIPGIMHPNFGGYRIRDIEFVAAFDVDAAKVGKDISEAIFASQNNTYKFCDVPATGVLVQRGPTMDGLGIYYRQMIEESEAEPVDVAQVLRDTKADILISYLPVGSEEADKYYAQAAMDAHCGFVNCLPVFIASDPEWAQKFRDAGVPIVGDDIKSQVGATITHRVMARLFEDRGVRLDRTYQLNVGGDMDFMNMLERSRLESKKISKTRAVTSIVPHDMDPRNVHIGPSDYVAWLDDRKFAFVRLEGTTFGDVPLNLEYKLEVWDSPNSAGVVIDAVRSCKLAMDRGLAGPILAPSSYFMKSPAVQHEDNEARELVESFIKGEVEGNEAELTDDVAAAKAAGKDVWHA; encoded by the coding sequence ATGACTATTCGCGTTGCTATTGCCGGCTTGGGCAACTGCGCTTCCTCCCTTGTACAAGGCGTCGAATATTACAAGGATGCCAAGGATGAGGACAAAATCCCCGGAATCATGCACCCTAACTTCGGCGGCTATCGGATCCGCGACATTGAATTTGTCGCCGCTTTCGATGTGGACGCGGCCAAGGTAGGCAAGGATATCTCCGAGGCCATTTTCGCTTCCCAAAACAACACTTACAAGTTCTGCGATGTGCCCGCCACCGGCGTGCTCGTGCAGCGTGGCCCCACCATGGATGGCCTGGGGATCTATTACCGTCAGATGATTGAAGAGTCCGAGGCTGAGCCTGTGGACGTCGCCCAGGTCCTGCGCGACACCAAGGCCGACATCCTCATCTCCTACCTGCCTGTGGGCTCCGAGGAAGCCGACAAGTACTACGCCCAGGCGGCCATGGACGCCCATTGCGGTTTCGTCAACTGCCTGCCTGTCTTCATCGCTTCCGACCCCGAGTGGGCCCAGAAGTTCCGCGACGCGGGCGTGCCCATCGTCGGCGATGACATCAAGAGCCAGGTCGGCGCCACCATCACCCACCGCGTGATGGCCCGCCTCTTCGAAGACCGCGGCGTCCGTCTGGACCGTACCTATCAGCTCAACGTGGGCGGCGACATGGACTTCATGAACATGCTGGAGCGCTCCCGTCTGGAATCCAAGAAGATTTCCAAGACCCGCGCCGTCACCTCCATCGTTCCTCACGACATGGATCCCCGCAATGTTCATATCGGTCCTTCCGACTATGTGGCCTGGCTGGATGACCGCAAGTTCGCTTTCGTCCGCTTGGAAGGAACCACCTTCGGCGATGTCCCCCTGAACTTGGAATACAAGCTGGAAGTGTGGGATTCCCCCAACTCCGCCGGCGTGGTCATCGACGCCGTCCGTTCCTGCAAGCTGGCCATGGATCGTGGCCTGGCCGGCCCTATCCTGGCCCCCAGCTCCTACTTCATGAAGTCCCCTGCCGTCCAGCATGAGGACAACGAAGCCCGTGAACTGGTCGAGTCCTTCATCAAGGGCGAGGTTGAGGGCAACGAGGCCGAACTGACCGATGACGTGGCGGCCGCCAAGGCGGCCGGCAAGGACGTCTGGCACGCTTAA
- the topA gene encoding type I DNA topoisomerase has translation MTGNKLVIVESPTKARKIGGYLGDGYTVMASVGHIRDLAQPSQIPAEDKARYGKFGVDVDDGFLPYYVVGKDKKKTVSDLKKALKTADELYLATDEDREGEAIAWHLVQTLKPKVPVKRMVFHEITKNAIAASLGKTRQVDDNMVDAQETRRVLDRLYGYELSPVLWRKVGPGLSAGRVQSVATRLIVQRERERMAFVRTAYWDIVATVALGGGVGVNAQGQKVTGDEAVDTSFKSRLISVGGRRVATSKDFDAQGQPTPTMVKDQALALNQADADRICQAIAGQDFTVMSLETKPYRRRPVPPFTTSTMQQAAGNRLGMSSRAAMRAAQGLYENGYITYMRTDSVTLSSEAIAAAREEVEKKWGGSYLSEKPKQYATTSAGAQEAHECIRPAEAHFRSPESLEGKVPPDQLKLYRLIWQRTLASQMADATGSTATVKLSAAAGLDGEVVFQSSGTVIDFLGFLRAYGEGRGTGSSRSSKSDSADSASSSDLNDDEVLPAMSVGDVLRAIHVDPAGHETQPPARYTEASLVKTLEAKEIGRPSTYASIISTIIDRGYVYERGRALIPSWLAFAVIKLLEQNFPQYVDYAFTARMENGLDQIAQGKESGKQWLSDFYFGSGKEAARDAQEAHEGLHDQVAQLGEIDARMINTIEIGDGLQVRVGRYGPYLEDTKNLDSDGKPKRASIPDTIAPDELTVDVGHDLIEHNSAGPRVLGTDPDTGGAVEVRSGRFGPYVALVVEGQDKPKMASLFKTMDPESVSLDQALRLLSLPRLVGTVEETNQETGEVSPVEILANNGRYGPYLTKTGADGKSETRSLASEDEIFTVDLAKAQELYAQPKYGRRTRSAAKPPLRELGADPETGKAVTIKDGFYGVYITDGETNRTLPKQYTAESIEPAEAFRLLAEKRAAGPSKRRTRRGTRKTATAAKKTSTTKKSAPVSKAKAA, from the coding sequence ATGACTGGGAACAAACTTGTGATTGTGGAGTCTCCGACCAAAGCCCGGAAGATCGGTGGATACTTGGGCGATGGTTACACGGTGATGGCTTCCGTCGGGCATATCCGCGACCTGGCCCAGCCCTCGCAAATCCCCGCTGAGGACAAGGCCAGGTATGGCAAGTTCGGCGTCGACGTGGACGACGGCTTCCTCCCTTACTACGTGGTCGGCAAAGACAAGAAGAAGACCGTCTCCGACTTGAAGAAGGCTTTGAAAACAGCCGATGAACTTTACCTGGCCACTGATGAGGATCGGGAAGGGGAGGCCATCGCCTGGCATCTGGTCCAGACCCTCAAGCCCAAGGTCCCAGTCAAACGCATGGTCTTCCATGAGATCACCAAGAACGCCATCGCCGCTTCCCTAGGCAAGACCCGGCAGGTGGATGACAACATGGTGGACGCCCAGGAGACCCGCCGGGTCCTGGACCGTCTGTATGGGTACGAGCTTTCCCCCGTTCTCTGGCGCAAGGTCGGCCCGGGCCTATCCGCCGGCCGCGTCCAGTCCGTGGCCACCCGGCTCATCGTCCAGCGGGAGCGGGAACGCATGGCTTTCGTCCGCACTGCCTACTGGGACATCGTGGCCACCGTCGCCTTGGGCGGCGGAGTGGGAGTGAACGCTCAGGGTCAGAAGGTGACCGGCGACGAGGCCGTGGATACCTCCTTCAAATCCCGGCTGATTTCCGTCGGCGGCCGGCGGGTGGCCACTTCCAAGGATTTCGACGCGCAAGGCCAGCCGACGCCGACCATGGTCAAAGATCAGGCCCTGGCCCTGAACCAGGCTGACGCCGACCGCATCTGTCAAGCCATCGCCGGCCAGGATTTCACGGTCATGTCTTTGGAGACCAAGCCTTACCGCCGCCGTCCCGTGCCGCCTTTCACCACTTCCACCATGCAGCAGGCGGCGGGCAACCGGCTGGGCATGTCGTCCCGCGCGGCCATGAGAGCGGCTCAGGGCCTGTATGAGAACGGTTACATCACTTACATGCGTACCGACTCGGTCACCCTTTCCTCCGAGGCCATCGCCGCCGCCCGCGAAGAGGTGGAGAAGAAGTGGGGGGGCTCTTACCTATCCGAGAAGCCCAAACAGTACGCCACCACCTCAGCCGGGGCCCAGGAGGCCCATGAATGCATCCGTCCGGCCGAGGCCCATTTCCGCAGCCCCGAGTCTTTGGAGGGGAAGGTCCCGCCTGATCAACTCAAGTTATACCGGCTGATCTGGCAGCGGACCTTGGCTTCTCAGATGGCGGACGCCACCGGTTCCACGGCCACGGTGAAGCTTTCGGCCGCCGCTGGCCTGGACGGGGAAGTCGTTTTCCAGTCTTCCGGGACCGTCATCGATTTCCTGGGATTCCTGAGGGCTTATGGGGAAGGCCGGGGGACCGGCTCTTCCCGTTCCTCCAAGTCCGATTCCGCCGATTCGGCTTCCTCTTCGGACCTCAATGATGACGAAGTCCTGCCCGCGATGAGCGTGGGGGACGTCCTCAGGGCCATCCACGTGGATCCGGCCGGGCATGAGACCCAACCTCCGGCCCGCTACACCGAAGCCTCCCTGGTCAAGACCCTGGAAGCTAAGGAAATCGGCCGGCCTTCCACCTATGCCAGCATCATCTCCACCATCATCGACCGCGGTTATGTCTACGAACGCGGCCGGGCCCTCATCCCCTCCTGGCTGGCCTTCGCCGTCATCAAACTGCTGGAGCAGAATTTCCCTCAGTATGTGGATTACGCCTTCACCGCCCGTATGGAGAACGGCTTGGACCAGATCGCCCAAGGCAAGGAGTCTGGCAAGCAGTGGCTGTCCGACTTCTACTTCGGCTCGGGCAAAGAGGCCGCCCGCGACGCTCAGGAGGCCCATGAAGGCCTGCATGACCAAGTGGCTCAGTTGGGTGAGATCGACGCCCGGATGATCAACACCATCGAGATCGGGGACGGCTTGCAGGTGAGGGTGGGTCGTTACGGCCCTTACCTGGAGGACACCAAGAACCTGGATTCCGACGGCAAGCCGAAGCGGGCCTCGATCCCCGACACCATAGCTCCCGATGAGCTGACGGTGGACGTGGGGCATGACCTCATCGAGCACAATTCCGCCGGGCCCCGCGTTTTGGGGACCGACCCGGACACCGGGGGCGCGGTGGAGGTCCGCTCCGGCCGGTTCGGCCCTTACGTCGCCTTGGTCGTCGAAGGGCAGGACAAGCCGAAGATGGCCTCCCTCTTCAAGACCATGGATCCGGAGTCCGTCAGCCTCGACCAGGCCCTGCGCCTCCTCTCCCTGCCCCGCCTGGTGGGGACGGTGGAAGAGACCAACCAAGAGACGGGCGAAGTCTCCCCGGTGGAGATTCTGGCCAACAATGGCCGTTACGGTCCGTACCTGACCAAGACCGGGGCTGACGGCAAGTCCGAGACCCGTTCCCTGGCCAGCGAAGATGAGATTTTCACGGTCGACCTGGCCAAAGCCCAGGAACTGTATGCCCAACCGAAGTACGGCCGTCGGACCCGGTCCGCCGCCAAGCCTCCCCTGCGCGAGTTGGGGGCCGATCCCGAGACCGGGAAGGCCGTGACCATCAAAGACGGTTTCTACGGGGTCTACATCACCGATGGGGAGACCAACCGCACCCTGCCCAAGCAGTACACGGCCGAATCCATCGAGCCGGCCGAAGCCTTCCGCCTTCTGGCCGAAAAGCGGGCGGCTGGCCCTTCCAAGCGGCGTACCCGTCGGGGGACCAGGAAGACAGCAACCGCAGCCAAGAAGACAAGTACGACCAAGAAGTCCGCGCCCGTCTCCAAGGCCAAGGCCGCCTGA
- a CDS encoding LTA synthase family protein — translation MADAEDQGQDRKSDQEQEPPRQGEVIPPAQAVADAPSEESETEAGKAEKVKKDPKADTKAKKDRKNKKPRGLFTVPWWGYALVFILVNAFAVIVMQWVASGQIKQAWEFFSKMFLYPRGEFQFVNNFLILGVIYLVLIFLINRFWAASGVYLSLICLIAFIDRMKVLVRNEAITPADLTFVSGGDTGNLTQFIPAGSARPIICVICLILGVIVAAVLCGKIDKRKSLINPANKGLGLVARLLVVVLPAAFGFSFVMAMSTTDSWANKAMASLDDKAHQWNNLIDANDNGVVVTFMRNVNPKIMTEPDGYSQETMTRLARKYSAQAVEINKTRSQNLNDSTVIVVLSESLADPTRVPGISLNKDPLPYIKSLKASTTSGLMLSSGYGGGTANLEYQTLTGLSMSNFDSSLTAPYQQLVPGEAWTPTFNQAWPSSQTLAVHPYVSTMYSRRTNYKKFGFSAFYTKDGPQYVKYKGTLGTSPYVSDEQAYKETLEKVHGAADAKSQFIQLVTMQNHMPYNQWYKDNEFVVKSSTDQPLSQQEASSIQTYAKGAEITDQATRGFIESLDKMDKPITVIFYGDHLPGIYSTASQDSRNSVILHESDYFIWSNKASKVNKRLPENLAAYTSPNFFMAEATQQMDAKVSPYTAFLTKMHEQVAAMEPPVINQIQGWTRIPAGQALYLDPQGKLMDISRAPRKTKELLEDYKLIQYDITAGKNYLEGTGFMDYPKAGK, via the coding sequence ATGGCAGATGCTGAAGATCAAGGTCAAGATCGAAAGAGTGACCAGGAGCAGGAGCCTCCGCGCCAAGGGGAGGTGATCCCGCCAGCGCAAGCCGTGGCCGACGCTCCCTCGGAAGAATCCGAGACGGAGGCCGGGAAGGCCGAGAAAGTCAAGAAGGATCCAAAGGCTGATACAAAGGCCAAGAAGGATAGAAAGAATAAAAAGCCTCGCGGCCTGTTCACGGTCCCTTGGTGGGGTTACGCCCTGGTCTTCATCCTGGTCAACGCCTTCGCCGTCATCGTCATGCAATGGGTGGCTTCAGGCCAAATCAAACAGGCCTGGGAATTCTTCTCCAAGATGTTCCTCTATCCCCGAGGTGAATTCCAGTTCGTCAACAACTTCCTCATCCTGGGCGTCATCTACCTGGTCCTCATCTTCCTCATCAACCGCTTCTGGGCGGCCTCCGGGGTCTATCTCAGCCTGATCTGCCTGATCGCCTTCATCGACCGCATGAAGGTCCTGGTGCGCAACGAGGCCATCACCCCCGCCGACCTCACGTTCGTCTCCGGAGGGGACACGGGCAACCTGACCCAGTTCATCCCGGCCGGGTCCGCCCGCCCCATCATCTGCGTGATCTGCCTCATCCTGGGCGTCATCGTCGCGGCCGTCCTCTGCGGGAAAATCGACAAACGCAAATCCCTGATCAACCCGGCCAACAAAGGCCTGGGCCTCGTCGCCCGCCTGCTGGTGGTCGTCTTGCCGGCCGCTTTCGGCTTCTCCTTCGTCATGGCCATGTCCACCACGGATTCCTGGGCCAACAAGGCAATGGCCAGCCTGGACGACAAGGCGCATCAGTGGAACAACCTGATCGACGCCAACGACAACGGCGTGGTCGTCACCTTCATGCGCAACGTCAACCCCAAGATCATGACGGAGCCGGACGGCTACTCCCAGGAGACCATGACCCGCCTGGCCCGCAAATACTCGGCCCAGGCAGTGGAGATCAACAAGACCCGCAGCCAGAATCTCAACGATTCCACTGTGATCGTGGTTCTGTCCGAGTCCCTGGCCGACCCCACCCGGGTTCCGGGGATTTCCTTGAACAAGGACCCTCTGCCCTACATCAAGTCTCTCAAGGCTTCGACCACGTCCGGCCTCATGCTTTCCTCCGGTTACGGCGGGGGCACGGCCAATCTGGAATACCAGACTTTGACCGGTCTTTCCATGTCCAACTTCGATTCTTCCCTGACCGCCCCCTACCAGCAGCTGGTCCCGGGAGAAGCCTGGACGCCGACCTTCAACCAGGCTTGGCCGTCCAGTCAGACCTTGGCCGTGCATCCTTACGTGTCCACCATGTATTCTCGCCGGACCAACTACAAGAAGTTCGGCTTCTCGGCCTTCTACACCAAGGACGGCCCCCAGTACGTCAAGTACAAAGGGACCTTGGGCACCTCCCCCTATGTCAGCGACGAGCAGGCCTACAAGGAGACCCTGGAGAAGGTGCATGGGGCGGCCGACGCCAAGTCCCAGTTCATCCAGCTGGTCACCATGCAGAACCACATGCCTTATAACCAGTGGTATAAAGACAATGAATTCGTGGTCAAGAGCTCCACCGACCAGCCTTTGAGCCAGCAGGAGGCCTCCAGTATCCAGACCTACGCCAAGGGGGCGGAGATCACCGACCAGGCCACCCGGGGCTTCATCGAAAGCCTGGATAAGATGGACAAGCCCATCACCGTCATCTTCTACGGGGACCACCTGCCCGGCATCTATTCCACCGCCTCCCAGGACAGCAGGAACTCCGTCATCCTGCACGAATCCGACTACTTCATCTGGTCCAACAAGGCCTCCAAGGTAAACAAGCGCCTGCCGGAGAACCTGGCCGCCTACACCTCCCCCAACTTCTTCATGGCAGAAGCCACGCAGCAAATGGACGCCAAGGTCAGCCCTTACACGGCCTTCCTGACCAAGATGCATGAGCAGGTCGCCGCCATGGAGCCCCCGGTCATCAATCAGATCCAAGGCTGGACCCGCATCCCGGCCGGTCAGGCCCTTTACCTGGACCCCCAGGGTAAGCTCATGGACATCTCCCGGGCCCCGCGGAAGACCAAGGAGTTGTTGGAGGACTACAAGCTCATTCAGTATGACATCACCGCCGGCAAGAACTATCTGGAAGGCACCGGCTTCATGGACTACCCCAAGGCCGGCAAGTAG
- the tmk gene encoding dTMP kinase has translation MPGFFISFEGVDGVGKSTQVKRLEAYLLEQGRSVLVTREPGGTPLGERIRQILLHGEDEAPRTEALLYAASRAQHVAQKIRPALDSGALVISDRYIDSSLAYQAGGRELTLADVRRLNSWATGDLWPDRTYLLDMSFQQSRQRLQGEPDRLESSGGAFFDRARQAFLALAEGEPDRFRVIDASQPIDQVWQAIKTDADGLLAGLPSPLASSFEADEPGMETDGRGR, from the coding sequence ATGCCTGGCTTCTTCATCTCCTTCGAAGGAGTGGACGGGGTGGGCAAATCCACCCAGGTCAAACGTCTGGAAGCCTATCTGCTCGAACAAGGCAGGTCGGTTCTGGTGACGCGCGAGCCTGGCGGCACCCCGCTGGGGGAGCGGATCCGCCAGATCCTTCTGCATGGGGAGGATGAGGCTCCCCGCACGGAGGCCTTGCTTTACGCGGCTTCCCGGGCCCAGCACGTAGCGCAGAAAATCCGACCCGCCCTGGACTCCGGCGCTTTGGTCATCTCGGATCGTTACATCGACTCCTCTTTGGCCTACCAGGCCGGCGGCCGGGAGCTGACCCTGGCTGACGTGCGCCGGCTCAATTCCTGGGCCACCGGCGACCTGTGGCCGGACCGCACCTACCTCTTGGACATGTCCTTCCAGCAGTCCCGCCAACGCTTGCAGGGAGAGCCGGATAGGCTCGAATCCTCTGGAGGCGCCTTCTTCGACCGTGCCCGGCAGGCCTTTTTGGCCTTGGCTGAGGGGGAGCCGGACAGGTTCCGGGTCATCGATGCCAGCCAGCCGATCGACCAGGTGTGGCAGGCCATCAAGACGGATGCGGATGGGCTGCTCGCCGGGCTGCCTTCGCCCCTTGCCTCATCTTTTGAAGCTGACGAACCGGGAATGGAAACCGACGGACGGGGGAGATGA
- a CDS encoding phosphatase PAP2 family protein — MAGSEQNPQNPQSGAGRRQGPDPSGKDGQEALLTRPRWSAVIGSLILGLLFLAASAATWWAGVRTYHGQKFDDWVWNSFDRTYARANALNRLFANSHLVIGLCGAIVVLSVLVAALRRRWRLILQIGVFGALAFLVAFGLKRVLPRPVLDTTISNPQNSAPSGHTALMMAAGVILVMAMPRVLRGLSSLVASLLVLLVAFSVISDKWHRPTDVIMAILLIAGLALIVLAFTRGSGMDAPGKRASSPSLQIIATIMISLGVMMLAATAYMVWQLWPSITVEALAYTRQVNVTSMLSMGGSAFLSFGILACMRQATASPLSRAGLVGAPPAPPKEW, encoded by the coding sequence ATGGCTGGGTCAGAGCAAAATCCACAAAATCCACAGAGCGGAGCCGGAAGGAGACAAGGGCCGGATCCGTCCGGAAAGGATGGGCAGGAAGCTTTGCTGACCCGTCCCCGGTGGTCCGCCGTCATCGGCTCCCTGATTCTGGGCCTCCTCTTCCTGGCGGCCTCCGCGGCCACCTGGTGGGCCGGGGTACGCACTTATCACGGGCAGAAATTCGATGACTGGGTCTGGAACTCCTTCGACCGCACGTACGCTCGGGCCAACGCCCTCAACCGTCTCTTCGCCAACTCCCACTTGGTCATCGGCCTGTGCGGGGCCATCGTGGTCCTGTCCGTCCTGGTGGCCGCCCTGCGTCGCCGGTGGCGGCTGATCCTGCAGATTGGCGTCTTCGGCGCCCTGGCCTTCCTCGTCGCCTTCGGCCTCAAACGCGTCCTTCCCCGGCCGGTTTTGGATACGACCATCAGCAACCCGCAGAATTCCGCCCCTTCCGGCCATACGGCCTTGATGATGGCTGCCGGGGTCATCTTGGTCATGGCCATGCCCCGGGTCCTACGCGGGCTGAGTTCCCTGGTCGCCAGCCTCCTGGTCCTTTTGGTCGCCTTCAGCGTCATCTCCGATAAATGGCACCGTCCCACCGACGTGATCATGGCCATCCTCCTCATCGCCGGCCTGGCCTTGATCGTCTTGGCCTTTACCCGGGGCTCCGGCATGGACGCCCCTGGCAAACGCGCTTCTTCGCCCAGCCTGCAAATCATCGCCACGATCATGATCAGCCTGGGGGTGATGATGCTGGCTGCCACCGCCTACATGGTCTGGCAGCTGTGGCCGTCGATCACGGTGGAGGCTCTGGCCTACACCCGGCAGGTCAACGTCACGTCCATGCTTTCCATGGGGGGTAGCGCCTTCCTTTCCTTCGGCATCTTGGCCTGCATGAGGCAAGCCACGGCTTCGCCCTTGTCCCGTGCCGGATTGGTCGGGGCTCCGCCGGCTCCTCCCAAAGAGTGGTGA